A genomic window from Desertifilum tharense IPPAS B-1220 includes:
- a CDS encoding PAS domain S-box protein → MDVPSLKDVIDWYPLTATPNMRVTEILQLMRQPKMPSPLTHSVFPIATEVSPSVAKNCIAIVTPTGQLVGLLTERELVRAMVAGELHPDVTAGEVMERAPLTLKLGERATLLTALDLFQQYPIQSLPVVDEQGNLQGMLSLSHVFQQIDPRSLYQHLEQLQQLVTEQQRHHQLEQLVRKRTTQLHQANRALKTLSECNQVLVRATAESELLHDICQVILETGGYRLAWIGFATPETGAGAFAGEMEDLGDYFSINDATGEEADAIAIALRTGKPCVIRYDTPSTYGYGAVLSLPLKDYYASNAPAAPCFGTLNIYATPLDVFDSAEVQLLSKLAADLAYGIKALRTRTERETAQQELDRFFELSLDWLFVSDFNGYFQRINPAVSKTLGYRTEQLLEVPWLEFVHKSDRANTQAELQKLCQGQATVYFENRFCAADGSYRWMAWTAVPVMAQRAIYGVARDVTERKWAQDALLKSQQKLTLHVQQTPLAVIEWNLQGEVTEWNPAAEEIFGYSKAEVLGRCAVNFLVPKELRPTLRHLLSCLLSGKTIEEAIALEHFELEVADSTKIKVAHENLTKDGRLIICEWYNTPLVDRKGQIIGVASLALDITERKQAEQALQLANEALELRVVERTAELMQTLEQLQAEIHERQRLEVELRTSLSKEKELNELKSRFVSMVSHDFRTPLTTIQSSAELLEHYGPQWSEEKKRIHLHRMQTSVHRMTQLLEDILTIGRAEAGKLEFQPKPLDLRQFAVQLVEEMQLLSSAHTLVFRSSGQYDRAIADEKLLHHIFSNLLSNAIKYSVVGSLIEFELICPDSPQGEVVFCVRDRGIGIPPEDIPMLFTAFHRCSNANHIAGTGLGLTIVKKCVDLHGGAISLESQLGIGTVFTVTLPLEQREPLD, encoded by the coding sequence GTGGATGTACCCTCCCTCAAAGATGTAATCGATTGGTATCCCCTCACGGCGACTCCCAATATGCGGGTGACAGAGATACTCCAATTGATGCGTCAGCCTAAAATGCCTTCTCCTCTCACTCACTCAGTATTCCCGATAGCAACAGAGGTCAGTCCCTCCGTTGCAAAAAATTGCATTGCAATTGTGACACCAACAGGTCAACTTGTTGGTTTGTTAACAGAACGGGAGCTAGTGAGGGCAATGGTTGCAGGCGAATTGCATCCTGATGTTACGGCTGGGGAAGTAATGGAGAGAGCGCCCTTAACGTTGAAGCTAGGAGAACGCGCGACGCTTTTGACTGCCCTAGACCTATTTCAACAATACCCGATTCAATCTCTCCCTGTCGTTGACGAGCAAGGGAACTTGCAGGGAATGCTCTCATTAAGCCATGTCTTTCAACAGATCGATCCGCGATCGCTCTATCAACACCTCGAACAACTCCAGCAACTCGTCACCGAACAACAGCGCCATCACCAACTCGAACAACTCGTTCGCAAGCGCACCACCCAACTACATCAAGCCAACCGCGCCCTCAAAACCCTCAGCGAGTGCAACCAAGTCTTAGTCAGAGCTACAGCAGAATCCGAACTCTTGCACGACATCTGCCAAGTTATCCTGGAAACCGGAGGCTATCGGCTGGCTTGGATTGGCTTTGCAACGCCTGAAACGGGTGCTGGAGCGTTTGCAGGCGAAATGGAAGATTTAGGCGACTATTTCAGCATCAATGACGCCACGGGGGAAGAAGCCGATGCGATCGCCATTGCTCTGCGAACGGGTAAACCTTGCGTAATTCGTTATGACACCCCATCCACCTACGGGTACGGAGCCGTTTTATCCCTCCCTTTAAAAGATTATTATGCCTCCAATGCCCCAGCCGCTCCCTGCTTTGGCACCCTCAATATTTATGCAACCCCTCTGGATGTCTTCGATAGCGCTGAGGTGCAACTGCTCTCTAAACTGGCAGCCGACTTAGCCTATGGCATCAAAGCCTTGCGAACGCGCACAGAACGCGAAACCGCGCAACAGGAACTCGATCGGTTTTTTGAGCTTTCCCTAGACTGGCTGTTTGTGTCCGATTTTAACGGTTACTTTCAGCGGATTAATCCGGCGGTGAGCAAAACCCTCGGCTATCGTACCGAACAGTTGCTAGAAGTGCCGTGGCTGGAGTTTGTCCACAAGAGCGATCGCGCCAACACCCAAGCCGAGTTACAAAAGCTCTGTCAAGGACAAGCGACTGTTTACTTTGAAAACCGCTTTTGTGCAGCCGATGGCTCCTATCGGTGGATGGCGTGGACTGCCGTACCCGTAATGGCTCAACGGGCGATCTATGGCGTGGCTCGCGATGTCACCGAGCGCAAATGGGCCCAAGATGCTCTGTTAAAATCTCAACAAAAGCTGACGCTGCACGTTCAACAAACCCCCCTCGCCGTGATTGAATGGAACTTGCAAGGGGAAGTTACAGAATGGAACCCCGCCGCCGAAGAGATTTTTGGCTATAGCAAGGCTGAGGTTTTGGGGCGTTGCGCTGTCAACTTTTTAGTGCCCAAAGAGTTAAGACCGACGTTGCGGCATTTGTTAAGCTGCCTGTTGTCTGGAAAAACGATTGAAGAGGCGATCGCCCTAGAGCATTTTGAGCTTGAAGTCGCAGACTCGACCAAAATTAAGGTCGCCCATGAAAACCTCACCAAAGACGGACGCCTGATTATTTGCGAGTGGTACAATACCCCCCTGGTGGATCGCAAAGGTCAGATTATTGGGGTAGCCTCCCTCGCCTTGGATATTACCGAGCGCAAGCAAGCCGAACAAGCCTTGCAACTGGCAAACGAGGCGCTGGAGTTGCGCGTTGTCGAACGCACGGCGGAGTTGATGCAAACCCTAGAGCAACTTCAGGCAGAAATTCACGAACGACAGCGCTTAGAGGTGGAATTGCGAACCAGTTTGTCTAAGGAAAAGGAACTCAATGAGTTAAAATCGCGCTTTGTATCAATGGTGTCTCACGATTTTCGCACGCCCCTCACCACCATTCAGTCGTCGGCGGAATTGCTCGAACATTATGGCCCCCAATGGAGCGAAGAGAAAAAACGCATTCACCTCCACCGGATGCAAACCTCAGTCCATCGCATGACGCAGTTGTTAGAAGATATTTTAACGATTGGTCGCGCCGAGGCGGGTAAGTTGGAATTTCAGCCCAAACCGCTGGATTTAAGGCAGTTTGCGGTGCAGTTGGTTGAGGAAATGCAGTTGTTGAGCAGCGCTCATACGTTGGTGTTTCGCTCCTCCGGACAGTACGATCGGGCGATCGCCGATGAGAAGTTGTTGCACCATATTTTTAGCAATTTGCTCTCCAACGCCATTAAATACTCGGTGGTGGGAAGTTTAATCGAGTTTGAGCTAATTTGTCCAGACTCGCCGCAGGGTGAGGTGGTGTTTTGCGTGCGCGATCGCGGGATTGGGATTCCCCCAGAGGATATCCCCATGCTGTTTACCGCGTTTCACCGTTGCAGCAACGCCAATCATATCGCGGGGACGGGGTTAGGCTTAACAATCGTCAAAAAATGTGTGGATTTACATGGGGGCGCAATCTCGCTAGAATCTCAACTCGGTATCGGTACAGTATTTACTGTTACTCTGCCTTTAGAGCAACGCGAACCCCTAGACTGA
- a CDS encoding PleD family two-component system response regulator: protein MALILIIEDAALSRKLLAKILKPEGHTLLEARNGREGLEMMQKYKPDCIILDLLMPEVGGIEVLQIMRQKNLTIPTIVLTADVQQTTQQACLELGAATVLNKIPKIEELRHWLQITIGVSRQGVNCEPDA from the coding sequence GTGGCACTGATCCTAATCATAGAGGATGCGGCATTGAGTCGTAAGCTACTGGCTAAAATCTTAAAGCCGGAAGGTCATACCCTCCTAGAAGCACGAAATGGTCGGGAAGGGCTAGAAATGATGCAAAAATATAAGCCAGATTGCATTATCTTAGATTTATTAATGCCCGAAGTTGGTGGCATTGAAGTGCTACAGATCATGCGTCAGAAAAATTTGACAATTCCCACCATTGTGTTAACGGCTGATGTCCAACAAACCACGCAACAAGCTTGTCTAGAACTCGGCGCGGCAACGGTTCTTAACAAAATTCCCAAGATTGAAGAATTACGCCATTGGCTGCAAATTACGATTGGGGTGTCTCGCCAAGGAGTCAATTGTGAGCCTGACGCTTGA
- a CDS encoding chemotaxis protein CheC, which translates to MSLTLEQIDILQELVNIGVGQAASILNEMLGSPICLNIPDLQSLSLTQLQTELESRFESDLISTVQLGFEGFFSGSAELIFPTESASTLVSLLTGEKPGTPDLEAVKIGTLLEVGNIVLNGVVGTVSNLFSRRLDYSLPTYAEDRVSQLLKARNLKQDVNIILAHTHFIIEKLQINGEVLLIFKVGSFDALLDALALELESE; encoded by the coding sequence GTGAGCCTGACGCTTGAGCAAATTGATATCCTGCAAGAGTTAGTCAACATCGGAGTCGGTCAAGCCGCTAGTATTTTAAATGAAATGCTGGGTTCGCCCATTTGCTTGAATATTCCCGATTTGCAATCTCTCTCCCTAACACAGTTACAGACTGAATTGGAGTCCCGTTTTGAGAGCGATTTGATCTCAACTGTTCAGTTAGGGTTTGAAGGTTTTTTTTCGGGTAGTGCTGAATTGATTTTTCCGACGGAAAGTGCCTCAACGTTAGTCTCTTTACTCACGGGAGAAAAGCCCGGAACTCCCGATCTAGAGGCTGTGAAAATTGGAACCTTACTAGAGGTGGGGAATATTGTTCTCAATGGCGTTGTGGGAACGGTGAGCAATCTTTTTTCCCGCCGCCTAGATTATTCCCTGCCCACCTATGCTGAAGACCGAGTTTCCCAGCTTCTGAAGGCGCGAAACCTAAAGCAAGATGTTAACATTATTCTAGCTCATACGCACTTTATCATTGAAAAGCTTCAGATTAACGGTGAAGTCCTTTTAATCTTCAAAGTCGGTTCTTTTGATGCGTTACTAGATGCGCTCGCTTTGGAATTGGAATCCGAGTAA